One segment of Anopheles stephensi strain Indian chromosome 3, UCI_ANSTEP_V1.0, whole genome shotgun sequence DNA contains the following:
- the LOC118511736 gene encoding uncharacterized protein LOC118511736 — protein MARLGPSPLLLLLCCAVLVQRSFAVPRPEFGSVGTVQSSLTIRNTVNSITPLLVAIDDKNGLVLQTDYSLIREVLPVMESLGTKVTELGPPVTSAIVLGIPKTDGNYDGVFDPIVAAIAAFKNFLNTEVSSTRANLKVLLGDDIDHLFGDAFGNMGIALSQVESSLLRLKGALRTAIIRNGRAQIDPAIVTDVVVATSYFKATISPVEYTIQSTIDNIEFGDFFLYELESMNEMLKENLESYTTNFATELTENGNDISSLTNSVKTTYKSITDELPGATSNIASLPEYQSGVSVALEKYTSGYAALSEVPDKITGLITQYLTTANTYFTEYTSVLVPRSYDAVSYVIKVLVAGGPHSRFCFFKYSPRLTNFYALLVSDVEVCYNRESFRLNPLIDITTAIGQLILYDLEDLIDNLTACNVKASPAPCLSAIGPLYVKLADKTLSKANMIVKLIAAESKASLNRLGSCVLTSRLRNMQALISAVSDVATCHELGPQDPN, from the exons ATGGCACGATTAGGACCGTCgccgttgttgctgctgctgtgctgcgCCGTCTTGGTACAG CGCTCATTCGCCGTTCCACGACCGGAGTTTGGTTCAGTCGGCACGGTACAGTCAAGTTTGACCATCAGAAACACGGTCAACTCGATCACCCCGCTGCTTGTTGCGATCGATGACAAAAATGGCCTCGTGCTGCAAACGGACTACAGCCTGATCCGGGAGGTGCTGCCGGTAATGGAGTCCCTCGGTACCAAGGTGACAGAGTTGGGTCCCCCGGTAACGAGTGCCATCGTCTTGGGAATACCGAAAACCGACGGAAACTATGACGGTGTGTTCGATCCGATTGTGGCGGCCATCGCTGCGTTCAAAAACTTTCTCAACACGGAGGTGAGCTCCACCCGTGCCAACCTGAAGGTCCTGCTGGGGGATGACATCGACCACCTGTTTGGTGATGCGTTCGGCAACATGGGCATTGCCCTTTCGCAGGTGGAATCGTCTTTGCTACGGTTGAAGGGTGCCCTCAGGACGGCCATCATCAGGAACGGCAGGGCTCAGATCGATCCGGCCATCGTAACGGATGTGGTGGTCGCGACCAGCTACTTCAAGGCGACCATTTCACCGGTGGAGTATACCATCCAGTCCACCATCGATAACATCGAGTTTGGAGATTTTTTCCTGTACGAGCTGGAGAGCATGAACGAGATGTTAAAGGAGAATCTCGAATCCTACACCACCAACTTTGCCACCGAGCTTACGGAAAACGGTAACGATATTTCCTCTTTGACGAACTCGGTGAAAACCACCTACAAGTCAATAACGGACGAGTTGCCTGGCGCCACGTCCAACATAGCATCGCTGCCCGAATACCAAAGTGGCGTGTCGGTGGCGTTGGAAAAATACACGTCAGGGTACGCGGCGTTGAGCGAAGTACCGGACAAGATTACGGGCCTCATCACGCAATACCTTACCACGGCCAATACGTACTTCACGGAGTACACAAGTGTGTTAGTGCCACGGTCGTACGACGCCGTTAGCTACGTGATCAAGGTGCTCGTCGCTGGTGGGCCACATTCGCGGTTCTGCTTTTTCAAATATTCGCCCCGGCTCACCAACTTCTACGCGCTGCTCGTCTCCGATGTGGAGGTGTGCTACAACAGGGAATCGTTTCGACTGAATCCCCTCATCGATATCACCACTGCTATCGGCCAATTGATCCTGTACGATCTGGAAGATCTGATCGACAATTTAACAGCGTGCAACGTTAAGGCCTCACCGGCTCCATGCCTTTCTGCG ATTGGCCCACTCTACGTAAAGCTGGCGGATAAGACACTGTCCAAAGCAAATATGATCGTAAAGCTTATTGCTGCCGAAAGTAAGGCCAGCTTGAACCGTCTTGGCAGTTGCGTACTTACCAGCCGGCTCAGGAATATGCAGGCACTCATTTCAGCCGTGTCGGATGTGGCCACCTGTCACGAGCTGGGTCCGCAGGATCCTAACTAA